A genomic segment from uncultured Marinifilum sp. encodes:
- a CDS encoding TlpA disulfide reductase family protein, with amino-acid sequence MKYYILLLFVFLLAKNTNSQTLKIGDKAPEIVQKSLNGKNISLSELKGKMVLIDFWASWCKPCRKESKYLLDAYGKYKNTDFRNGNGFTVYSVSFDRSVKSWQRAVEKDSLIWENHVSDLNGWRNAAARIYKVKKLPSNYLIDGEGRIVAINLRGYNLEKKLRSLRKRKWFFF; translated from the coding sequence ATGAAATATTATATTCTTTTGTTATTTGTGTTTTTACTTGCTAAGAATACAAATTCTCAAACTTTAAAAATTGGAGATAAAGCTCCTGAAATTGTACAGAAATCTTTAAATGGAAAAAATATTTCTTTGTCCGAATTAAAGGGTAAAATGGTATTGATTGATTTTTGGGCATCGTGGTGTAAGCCATGCAGAAAGGAGAGTAAATATCTTCTCGATGCTTATGGAAAATATAAAAATACAGATTTTAGGAATGGCAATGGTTTTACGGTGTATAGTGTTTCTTTTGATCGTAGTGTGAAATCTTGGCAAAGAGCTGTTGAAAAAGACAGTTTAATTTGGGAAAATCATGTTAGCGATTTAAATGGTTGGAGAAACGCAGCAGCTAGAATATATAAAGTAAAAAAACTTCCTTCTAATTACTTAATTGATGGGGAAGGTAGGATTGTAGCTATAAATTTGCGGGGATACAATCTTGAAAAAAAATTGCGGAGCTTACGAAAAAGGAAATGGTTTTTCTTTTAA